The genomic stretch GCGCCTTCACTCCAACAAGTCCATCCGCCGCCGCCTTCCAAGCAAGTGTCCTTCTCTCCATCATTGTTGGTATCGATGCAAAGCGTGGACTCCGAATTCAATCCCGAAGGATCGACGTACTGCAATGGGCTGTTCAACACGTATGCGTTTCGTTTCCATGTAACGGGATCTCCAGGAGAAATGCTCCCTAGAAAGGGATCCGGCAACATGAAGTCCGCCAACTGGAGGCTCTTGTATCTCGCTTTCATGTAGTCCTGCCCGGTCTCATCGTCACGCTCGTGCCCCGTGTACTTCCACCGGCTCGCGCTGGTGCCACCTGACGTCGTGCTCTCCATCTCCAGCCCGAAGGGATAGTAGTCGATGCCCAGGTCGAACCAACCCCCTTCCCCGGTCTCCACCCGCAGGCTGCCGAGGTGGTCGCAGAAGTGGTAGCGATCGACGAGCTTTTGCGGTTCCGGTGGATCGCTGCCGCCAAGGCAGCCATCGAAGCCGGGCTCCAATTCGCCGTAGAACGGGCCCGGCAGGCCGGCCTCGGGGCTCGGAGGCGTCGGGTTGGTCAGGCCGCCTCCGGAGCCGATATCCCCCTGGCGCAAGAAGATCCCGCCGCAGGGGGCCGCCAGGGCCTGGTTGGCGACGGTGTACTCCGTGGTCCCAGCCGGCAGAGCTGTGGCGGAGAGAGCGTAAGTCAGGCCGTTGTCGCTGCGATGGAAGTAGACCTGGAACGCTTTGCCGTTGTCCTGGTGCAGGGACCAGCGGACCAGGAGGTTGTCGCCGATGCGGCTGACGGAGACCGCCCGCACCTGATTCTCGGAGCTTCCGTCGATGGCCGGATCGTAGCTGATCGACACGGGCACCGAGTAGGGGCTCTCTTCCGGCGCGACGGACTTGATGCGAAGGTAGTTGGTCTCCCCCGGAGCGAGGTCGGACTCCGAGATCTGGTAGTGTCCGCTGCCGTCCGGCTGCACGCCGGCTACCTGGTTGCGGAAACCGGAGCTGGTCTGGATGTCAACGTCGAAGGTCGTGCCTCCCTCATCGTCCGTCAGGTCCAGGCCGTAGGAGCCGTCACTGTACAGGCTGGACCCGGCCGCCTGGGCTGGCGTCGATCCCGCAGGATGCCGCTCGACCAGCAGGCGGCCGAAGCCATGGACGAACTCCTTCTCCAGTACCAGCCCTTCGCCGCCGGGCTTGTCCACGTACTCTGCCACGGTCTGACCGCCGGCGTCCCGCACGGAGATTCGGGCCTGACCGTCCCGGCCCAGGGGCAGCCGCACCAATCGCAGGCCCCCGGCGTTGTAGAGATACTGCTCGGCGGGAGCCTCTCCGGTGGTGGGCTCACCCTGGAAGAAGCTCACGAGCTGGCCGCCGTCGGACCACATCGCCGCCTGGACCACGGGCGCCGAGCCGCCCGTGTCCACTTCCCGCGGAAAGCGGATCATGCGCCCCATGAGATCGTAACGGAACTCGGCGTTGGTCACGTGGTCGCCGAGGTCGTAGCTGCGCCCGCTGAACTCCAGGCCGGGCACGTCGGGCTTCGGGTCCGCCGGATCGAGTTGCCGCGAGGTCATGTTGCCGAAGATGTCATAGTTGTACGTCAGGGTGTTAAGGGCTGCGTCCGGATCCCCGGCTTGGGGGCGCACCTTGGCCTGGTGGAGACTTCCCGAGGGGAAATAGCTGTACTCCTGGTCACCGATGCCGACGATGTTGCCCGCCCCGTCGAAGCGGTAGGCGCCGCTGTTCCAGTACGTGGCCTCGTCGGGTCCCTTGACGTCGATCTCCGACACTCTGCCCAGAACGTCAGTAGAGAAGGTCGACGAGGAGCCGTTGGCAAAGCGCAGGAACTCCAGGTTGCTCCATGGGCCGTAGAGCGCACTGCCCGCGCTCGGCTTGACGAAGTCGATACCTTCGGAGGTCTCCCTGATGCCGTCGAGGTGGCCGCGCAGGTAGTCGTAGCTGTAGGTCCGCGGGGCAGGATCGCCGGCCAGGTAGGGCCCCGCAACCTCGGCAAGCTGTCCCTGGTCGGTGTAGCTGTAGCGCGTGATCCATCGGGCCCAGCCGGAAGGATCAGCAGGATTCGCCGTCATGGTCCAGTCGATCCACTGCTCGCGCATCGACAGGCGCCCGTTCAGACCGCGGTAGACGTAGCGCGTGATCGCCAAGACCCGGCCGTCGTGGAAACTCTCCACGGTAGTCAATTGGTCCTTGGCCTGGTCCGCATTCATCACAGCGTCGGCACAGGATGCATCGACGGTGCCGGAGTCGCAGTGGGTCTCGCTGTAGCTGTAGCGGACCAGAGTCTCGGTGCCACGGCGTCCCACGAAGACATTATCGACAAAGATCCCGGTTCCCACGCCGGCCTGTCCGTCTCCCTTGGTGAAGGCGAAGACCAGGTCCAGGTCTCGGGGCCAGGGATCACTGTCGTCGAAAAAGTCGGCTGGGCGCACCATGATGGTCTTGCGCCAGCGGGCATAGGACTTCTGCCGCGCGTCGAGGCGAAGCGCTCGTGGTGCATTCGCGAGTTGGTTCGCATCGGCAGCCGCCAGGAGCACCTCGAAACGGTCGTAGTCGGAAACGCCTTTTCGCACCTGTCGCCAGAAGGCGAAGGTCAGGACCGTGTCCCGCTCCACGTTGGGAATCCGCTGCCGTACCGCCTGGGTGCCGCAAGGCACGTTGTCGTAGTTGCAGTTGTCGCCCAGGTACAAGCCGTTGGTGCCTGTGCCACCGGGTGGTGGATCGATGCACTGCAGGTCCGCGTAGGTCACCACCTGCCACGACGAGGAACTCTGCTGCTGAAACACGCCGCTCTCGTCGATGGTGCCGGGAGTCCAGGAACCATAGGTGCCCGCCGCGAATTCGAAGCCCTCTTCCAGACTCGCCGAAGGGGCGCCGTCAGGCAACAGCACTTTGTGTATCTCCTCTTGCCTGCCGGCGCCATCGTACCTCGCCTCGAAAACGTAGCCGCGCTCGGCTCCCGAGGCGTCCTGCCAGCGCCAGGGCTGTCCCGCGGCATTGTAGGAAAGCACTTCCACGCGCCCCTCTTCAGGGGTCTCGTAAGCCTCAAGCCTCCCCGCTGCATCGTAGTCGAAGGTCCGCAACTGCACCGTCCCTGGGTTCAGGCTGCCGTCGAGCCACTTCGAGAAGGGATCGTCACCGAGATCGTCGACGATCTTCGCCTCCTTCAGGTTCCCCCGGAGATCATAGGCGTAGATCGCGTCTGCCGCCTGGCCACCAGGCTCGCTGCTGTCTGGCGTATCGACCAGCACCAACCGTCCCAGGCCGTCGCGGTAGTAGCGGGTTACCGCAGGCTGGGTCTGGTCGCTGCCCACGTCGCCGCGCACCTGCACCGTCTTCTGGCTGTGAGGACCGCAGTAGTCCAGGTCCACCGTCGTTCCGTCGGCCGCGATCGTGCGCCGAACTCGGCCAAGCCCGTCCGGCTCGATGGCCAGAGGGTTGTAAGGGTCAGAGCCGGAAGGCGTTCCATAGAAGGCGATCACACCCCACGGGCGGCTCTCGGGATCTCCCGGGGTCAGCGGCACTCCTGTCACCCGATACTCCGGGTTGCCGTCACCGTCCCGATCCGGCGCCTCCCAGCTCGTCTTGGCAGCCGCCGCGTAATCGCTCTCGCTCATCCACACCGAGCTGAAGATCACCCTGCCGAGCTGGTCGTAACGGGCCACTTGCACGGCCTGCGTGCTGTCAGGAAGCGCGCGACGCCTTTCGATCGTCCGGCCGAGTCCGTCGCTGGTCTGCTCGCTGTAGAGCTGATCGGAGGAACCCGGCAGGAACTCGCCCTCCTCGCCGCCTGAAGTAATGGCCTTGAAGATCAGCTCTCCGTTGGGGTCGGTGAAATCCGGGTAGTAGAGCCGCGATGCCTGTTCCGGCGCACTGGGAGCGTCTTCCGGGTCAACGCGGGTGACCCGTCCCAGAACGTCGTAGGAGAACGTCGTCTTCCGACCGTTCGAGTCCAGGGCATCCTTGACGAGGCCGCTGTCGTCGAGAAGATACTCGCTGACCGGAGCCGCCATCCCGCTCTGCTCGATCTTCTTCACGACTCCTCTTTGCCAGGTGAAGGTCGTCGTGAAGGAGGAGGGGGACGTGTTCCCGCTCGGCGGCGGATCCGCGCCGTCTACCGTGGATGTGTTGACATTCCCGCTGTCGTAGTGCGTGTAGGTCAGGTGCAGCACGTCGCTGTCTTGGGACATGTCCCCTGCCGGGGTCACCACATCACTTGATGGATCGGCGCCCAGTTGGGTGCTCGCCGTCGCCCACTCGTTCTGCACCCAGGTCTCGGTCAGGTTGCCGCTGTCGTCAAAGGCGGCACGCTCCTCGTACCTACTCTCGGGCCCGCCGGCACCACTCTCCACGAAGCGATAGTCCCAGGCACCGAGAATATGCTGGCCCACTCGAGGACCGGTCTCCTCGTAATTGGTGTACGTCAGCAAGTAGTCCGAGCCCTGGAGGTAATCTCCCTTGATCACCGACATGCGCCAGCGATCCAGGGAGTCTCGCTGGCGGAACTCGGAGATCATCTGGCGTGCCGTACCGCCGCCTGCAGCCCCGAAACACTGGCCGGTATCGTCCTCGAAGGTCGTGGTGGTCATCTGCCGTAACGCCTTGCCGACCTCCTGACTGTTGGGATCCTGCTCCGTGTCGAAGGTCAGCTCGACGGTGCGCAAGAGAGTTCCTGAAAGCCCGGCTCCGTCTCGACCGTCATCTTCCAGACCGTCCCAAGCGACCCCCAATCGGGATCGTTGTTGCCGCACGGGTGTCCGTAGAACTTCGCCTCGGTCTCCCTCCCGTCCGGAAAGCTCGAGAGGAAGCTGTTCGTGATCGCGTTCGACTCCTTGCCACTCAACGAACACGCAGATGCCTTGAAC from Acidobacteriota bacterium encodes the following:
- a CDS encoding RHS repeat-associated core domain-containing protein, whose amino-acid sequence is MRTVELTFDTEQDPNSQEVGKALRQMTTTTFEDDTGQCFGAAGGGTARQMISEFRQRDSLDRWRMSVIKGDYLQGSDYLLTYTNYEETGPRVGQHILGAWDYRFVESGAGGPESRYEERAAFDDSGNLTETWVQNEWATASTQLGADPSSDVVTPAGDMSQDSDVLHLTYTHYDSGNVNTSTVDGADPPPSGNTSPSSFTTTFTWQRGVVKKIEQSGMAAPVSEYLLDDSGLVKDALDSNGRKTTFSYDVLGRVTRVDPEDAPSAPEQASRLYYPDFTDPNGELIFKAITSGGEEGEFLPGSSDQLYSEQTSDGLGRTIERRRALPDSTQAVQVARYDQLGRVIFSSVWMSESDYAAAAKTSWEAPDRDGDGNPEYRVTGVPLTPGDPESRPWGVIAFYGTPSGSDPYNPLAIEPDGLGRVRRTIAADGTTVDLDYCGPHSQKTVQVRGDVGSDQTQPAVTRYYRDGLGRLVLVDTPDSSEPGGQAADAIYAYDLRGNLKEAKIVDDLGDDPFSKWLDGSLNPGTVQLRTFDYDAAGRLEAYETPEEGRVEVLSYNAAGQPWRWQDASGAERGYVFEARYDGAGRQEEIHKVLLPDGAPSASLEEGFEFAAGTYGSWTPGTIDESGVFQQQSSSSWQVVTYADLQCIDPPPGGTGTNGLYLGDNCNYDNVPCGTQAVRQRIPNVERDTVLTFAFWRQVRKGVSDYDRFEVLLAAADANQLANAPRALRLDARQKSYARWRKTIMVRPADFFDDSDPWPRDLDLVFAFTKGDGQAGVGTGIFVDNVFVGRRGTETLVRYSYSETHCDSGTVDASCADAVMNADQAKDQLTTVESFHDGRVLAITRYVYRGLNGRLSMREQWIDWTMTANPADPSGWARWITRYSYTDQGQLAEVAGPYLAGDPAPRTYSYDYLRGHLDGIRETSEGIDFVKPSAGSALYGPWSNLEFLRFANGSSSTFSTDVLGRVSEIDVKGPDEATYWNSGAYRFDGAGNIVGIGDQEYSYFPSGSLHQAKVRPQAGDPDAALNTLTYNYDIFGNMTSRQLDPADPKPDVPGLEFSGRSYDLGDHVTNAEFRYDLMGRMIRFPREVDTGGSAPVVQAAMWSDGGQLVSFFQGEPTTGEAPAEQYLYNAGGLRLVRLPLGRDGQARISVRDAGGQTVAEYVDKPGGEGLVLEKEFVHGFGRLLVERHPAGSTPAQAAGSSLYSDGSYGLDLTDDEGGTTFDVDIQTSSGFRNQVAGVQPDGSGHYQISESDLAPGETNYLRIKSVAPEESPYSVPVSISYDPAIDGSSENQVRAVSVSRIGDNLLVRWSLHQDNGKAFQVYFHRSDNGLTYALSATALPAGTTEYTVANQALAAPCGGIFLRQGDIGSGGGLTNPTPPSPEAGLPGPFYGELEPGFDGCLGGSDPPEPQKLVDRYHFCDHLGSLRVETGEGGWFDLGIDYYPFGLEMESTTSGGTSASRWKYTGHERDDETGQDYMKARYKSLQLADFMLPDPFLGSISPGDPVTWKRNAYVLNSPLQYVDPSGLNSESTLCIDTNNDGEKDTCLEGGGGWTCWSEGAFDYCVSGTSLPGPSVPSVGQQYAVFMAQHFIYRLSQAVFFSPHLAMLDGGTGGGGRSPAPGREGHGTGGGPHGLPPRNVLHDIGSVLDTTAAVFQATRAVAVISGTIAVGIGAAVVDGPSPLGDVVGVPVGYAATVAATEPLGWTASAADIFGTAFTIWGDSRLPTRQRVRWRSSVAYSAVGLIWKEPISGAAMGIYGAVVSWDRAPANPMELWKSH